The proteins below come from a single Streptococcus canis genomic window:
- a CDS encoding LPXTG cell wall anchor domain-containing protein encodes MEQPKAEPSKVKKSLPAAGEAGQAVLIFVGATLVFLSLLMLFRWKMRKA; translated from the coding sequence ATAGAACAGCCAAAAGCTGAGCCATCGAAAGTTAAGAAGTCCTTGCCTGCAGCAGGTGAAGCTGGACAAGCGGTACTCATTTTTGTGGGGGCAACGCTCGTCTTCTTATCCCTTTTGATGCTCTTCAGATGGAAGATGCGTAAAGCTTAA
- a CDS encoding 5-formyltetrahydrofolate cyclo-ligase: MIKRDIRQEVLQALRTMDVDLKLAKDQVLLADVINSPAYQEAQTLASYLALPTEYATDLLIQQALADGKRVVVPKVMGKGKMIFVAYQADDLSLSSFGILEPTSQEEVPKSAIDCLHVPGVAFNDQGFRIGYGGGYYDRYLADYKGATFSTVYDCQMKAFVPDAHDIAVQEVYLR, encoded by the coding sequence ATGATAAAAAGAGATATACGGCAAGAAGTGCTGCAAGCCTTGCGAACCATGGATGTTGACCTCAAGTTAGCAAAAGATCAGGTTTTACTGGCTGATGTGATTAACAGCCCTGCTTATCAAGAAGCACAGACCCTTGCCAGCTATTTGGCTTTGCCAACGGAGTACGCTACCGATTTACTGATTCAGCAGGCACTTGCAGACGGCAAACGGGTGGTGGTTCCCAAGGTAATGGGAAAGGGGAAAATGATTTTTGTAGCCTACCAAGCTGACGATCTATCTTTGTCTTCCTTTGGAATTTTAGAGCCTACTAGCCAGGAGGAAGTTCCTAAATCGGCTATTGACTGCCTTCATGTGCCAGGTGTGGCCTTTAATGACCAAGGCTTTCGCATTGGTTATGGAGGTGGCTACTATGACCGCTACTTGGCAGACTATAAGGGTGCTACCTTTAGCACGGTTTATGATTGCCAAATGAAGGCATTTGTGCCAGATGCCCATGATATTGCTGTTCAGGAGGTTTATCTCAGATGA
- a CDS encoding rhomboid family intramembrane serine protease, which produces MTRFLKQEPITIFFLAITTIVFMAMQLIYGPLATSSQAVYQFGGMLGLVVKVMPNQLWRLVTPIFIHIGWGHFFVNALTLYFVGRMAEEIWGSRRFLLLYVFSGIMGNAFTMWLTPDTVAAGASTSLFGLFAAIMVLGAFGNNQALRELGKSYQTLIVVNLLLNVFMPNVSMAGHVGGIIGGALLGFGLSNRLQKLTLGKSPKGLALLVYGLVLGAVLMLGFL; this is translated from the coding sequence ATGACACGTTTTCTTAAGCAAGAGCCTATTACCATTTTCTTCTTGGCTATAACGACAATAGTTTTTATGGCCATGCAGTTGATTTATGGCCCTTTAGCCACTAGCTCTCAGGCGGTTTATCAGTTTGGTGGCATGCTTGGTCTTGTGGTCAAGGTCATGCCCAATCAGTTATGGCGACTGGTTACTCCTATTTTTATCCATATTGGATGGGGTCATTTTTTTGTTAATGCCCTGACCCTATATTTTGTCGGTCGTATGGCTGAAGAGATTTGGGGGTCGCGCCGCTTTCTCTTGCTCTATGTTTTTTCAGGAATTATGGGGAATGCTTTTACCATGTGGTTAACCCCAGACACGGTGGCTGCTGGAGCGTCAACGTCCTTGTTTGGTCTTTTTGCTGCCATTATGGTTTTGGGGGCTTTTGGAAATAATCAGGCTTTGAGAGAACTAGGGAAGTCTTACCAGACCTTGATTGTGGTTAATCTGCTTTTGAATGTATTTATGCCCAATGTGAGCATGGCAGGCCATGTTGGAGGCATTATTGGAGGCGCTCTGCTTGGCTTTGGCCTGTCAAACCGACTTCAAAAGCTAACGCTTGGAAAATCCCCAAAAGGGTTGGCACTGTTAGTTTACGGTCTTGTTTTAGGGGCTGTCTTAATGCTGGGCTTTTTATAA
- the galU gene encoding UTP--glucose-1-phosphate uridylyltransferase GalU — MTKVRKAIIPAAGLGTRFLPATKALAKEMLPIVDKPTIQFIVEEALKAGIEEILVVTGKAKRSIEDHFDSNFELEYNLQAKGKTELLKLVDETTSINLHFIRQSHPRGLGDAVLQAKAFVGNEPFVVMLGDDLMDITDPKVKPLTKQLMDDYDETHASTIAVMKVPHEDVSSYGVIAPQGKAVKGLYSVDTFVEKPQPEDAPSDLAIIGRYLLTPEIFDILEKQEPGAGNEVQLTDAIDTLNKTQRVFAREFKGKRYDVGDKFGFMKTSIDYALKHPQVKDDLTDYIIKLGKTLEKNGPKN; from the coding sequence ATGACCAAAGTCAGAAAAGCCATTATTCCTGCAGCAGGTCTGGGAACACGTTTTTTACCTGCCACCAAAGCTCTTGCCAAAGAGATGTTGCCAATCGTTGACAAACCAACCATTCAGTTTATCGTCGAAGAAGCCCTCAAGGCTGGGATTGAAGAAATTCTTGTGGTAACTGGTAAGGCCAAACGGTCTATCGAAGACCACTTTGATTCCAACTTTGAATTAGAGTACAACCTACAAGCCAAGGGTAAAACAGAACTCTTGAAGTTAGTGGACGAAACAACATCTATTAACCTTCATTTTATTCGTCAGAGCCACCCAAGAGGTTTAGGAGATGCGGTGTTACAGGCCAAAGCCTTCGTTGGGAATGAACCCTTTGTGGTCATGCTAGGGGATGACTTGATGGATATTACTGATCCAAAGGTCAAACCCCTAACCAAACAATTAATGGACGATTACGACGAAACCCACGCTTCTACTATCGCTGTCATGAAAGTCCCTCACGAAGACGTTTCTAGCTATGGGGTCATCGCCCCTCAAGGAAAAGCTGTCAAAGGCCTTTACAGCGTGGATACTTTTGTGGAAAAACCACAACCTGAGGACGCCCCAAGTGACCTAGCCATCATTGGACGCTACCTGCTCACCCCTGAAATTTTTGATATTTTGGAAAAGCAAGAACCAGGGGCTGGTAACGAAGTCCAACTCACCGATGCCATTGACACCCTCAATAAAACCCAGCGTGTCTTTGCCCGTGAATTCAAAGGCAAACGGTATGATGTCGGTGATAAATTTGGTTTCATGAAAACCTCTATTGATTATGCTTTGAAACACCCCCAAGTCAAAGACGATTTAACAGATTACATCATTAAACTTGGAAAAACATTGGAAAAAAACGGCCCTAAAAACTAA
- a CDS encoding NAD(P)H-dependent glycerol-3-phosphate dehydrogenase yields MAKQKVAILGPGSWGTALSQVLNDNGHEVRLWGNIPAQIEEINTKHTNKHYFKDIVLDEKIKATLDLTEALADADAVLFVVPTKVTRLVAKQVAKALDHKVVVMHASKGLEPETHERLSTILEEEIPADLRSEIVVVSGPSHAEETIVRDITLITAASKDIETAKYVQSLFSNHYFRLYTNTDVVGVETAGALKNIIAVGAGALHGLGYGDNAKAAVITRGLAEITRLGVKLGADPLTYSGLSGVGDLIVTGTSIHSRNWRAGDALGRGEKLEDIERNMGMVIEGISTTKVAYEIAQELGVYMPITTAIYKSIYEGADIKESILGMMSNEFRSENEWH; encoded by the coding sequence ATGGCAAAACAAAAAGTAGCGATTTTAGGACCTGGTTCGTGGGGTACTGCCCTATCACAGGTGCTGAATGATAACGGCCACGAGGTGCGCTTGTGGGGAAATATTCCTGCTCAAATCGAGGAAATCAATACCAAACACACTAATAAGCACTATTTTAAAGACATTGTTTTAGATGAAAAGATCAAGGCTACCCTTGATTTGACAGAAGCCCTAGCAGATGCGGATGCGGTGCTTTTTGTTGTCCCAACCAAGGTTACACGCCTAGTCGCTAAGCAAGTGGCTAAAGCTCTCGACCACAAAGTGGTGGTCATGCATGCGTCCAAAGGATTAGAACCTGAAACACATGAACGTCTCTCAACCATTTTAGAAGAAGAAATTCCCGCTGACCTCCGCAGCGAGATTGTCGTTGTGTCAGGACCTAGCCATGCCGAAGAAACCATTGTTCGTGACATTACCCTGATCACAGCCGCTTCCAAAGATATTGAAACTGCAAAATATGTCCAGTCCCTCTTTAGCAACCACTACTTCCGTCTCTACACTAATACTGATGTGGTTGGTGTCGAAACAGCTGGCGCCCTCAAAAATATTATTGCCGTGGGAGCCGGTGCCCTTCATGGACTAGGTTACGGTGACAATGCCAAGGCAGCCGTTATTACCCGTGGACTTGCTGAAATCACACGCCTCGGTGTCAAACTTGGGGCTGACCCTCTAACTTACAGTGGTCTATCAGGTGTGGGGGATTTGATTGTAACAGGTACCTCCATTCACTCTCGCAACTGGCGTGCTGGTGATGCTCTTGGCCGTGGAGAAAAACTCGAAGACATTGAGCGCAATATGGGCATGGTTATCGAAGGGATTTCCACTACAAAGGTAGCCTATGAGATTGCCCAAGAATTGGGTGTTTACATGCCAATCACAACAGCTATTTATAAGTCCATTTACGAAGGAGCTGACATCAAAGAAAGCATCCTCGGTATGATGTCCAACGAATTCCGTTCTGAAAATGAATGGCATTAA
- a CDS encoding MarR family winged helix-turn-helix transcriptional regulator, with protein MSRVIADLRELTHQIEQISDEIARKYNLEHLAGPQGHVLVFLSKHQDQEIFVKDIEKELQISKSVTSNLVKRMVKNGFIQVLPSQADKRYKQIVLAQAGKDKLPLLQECRKDIEHYFFKEITREELLTVKKVIQQLKQNMLTYKGENNA; from the coding sequence ATGTCACGAGTAATTGCAGATTTGCGCGAATTAACGCATCAGATTGAGCAAATTAGCGATGAAATTGCTAGGAAATACAATTTGGAACATTTAGCAGGTCCTCAGGGACATGTGTTGGTTTTTCTATCCAAACATCAAGATCAGGAAATCTTTGTCAAGGATATTGAAAAAGAACTGCAGATTTCAAAATCGGTCACTAGCAATTTAGTCAAGCGCATGGTCAAAAACGGCTTTATCCAAGTACTTCCCTCGCAGGCTGACAAGCGCTATAAACAAATTGTTTTGGCTCAGGCGGGTAAGGATAAATTACCCTTGCTTCAAGAATGTCGTAAGGATATTGAACATTATTTTTTTAAGGAAATTACGAGAGAAGAGTTGCTGACAGTCAAAAAGGTGATTCAGCAGCTCAAGCAAAATATGCTAACTTACAAAGGAGAGAACAATGCTTAA
- a CDS encoding ABC transporter ATP-binding protein yields the protein MLKEAILRYKWYVLGSLLMIIGVVASSLLQPHYLKDVLSAVIQNNQDKIYDVGRLLLIIALVGLVSGTLNTVLSAKIAQGVSADIREKTFRKIQSFSYANVEAFNAGNLVVRMTNDITQIQNLVMMLFQVLLRLPILFMGSFIMAVQTLPDLWWVIVLMVILIGIIMALVMSQMGPRFGKFQKLMDKINRIAKENLRGVRVVKSFVQEREQYAKFKEASKELLDLNLFIGYGFSLMQPTLMLVSYLAVYVSIYMVSGMVETDPAVIGNIASFMTYMMQIMFSIIMVGFMGMQASRAFVSIGRIKEVLNTEPAMTFETDQEEEVSGSIVFEDVSFTYPNDDEPTLHHISFSIEPGQMIGVVGATGAGKSTLAQLIPRLFDPQEGQILLGGKPITSLSQATLRQTVSIVLQKAILFSGTIADNLRQGSATADDYAMERAARIAQAMEFIDRMDGRYESQVEERGNNFSGGQKQRMSIARGVINQPKILVLDDSTSALDAKSEKLVQEALNKELKGTTTVIIAQKISSVVKADKILVLDQGQLLGEGTHAELLANNAVYREIYDTQKGKEED from the coding sequence ATGCTTAAAGAGGCAATCCTGCGTTACAAATGGTACGTTTTAGGCTCGCTACTGATGATTATTGGGGTGGTTGCGAGTAGTCTGTTACAACCTCATTATTTAAAAGATGTGTTAAGTGCCGTTATTCAAAATAACCAAGATAAGATTTATGATGTGGGGAGGTTGTTGCTTATCATTGCCCTTGTGGGCTTGGTTTCTGGAACCCTTAATACGGTTTTATCAGCTAAGATTGCTCAAGGGGTTTCAGCTGATATTCGTGAGAAGACTTTCCGAAAAATTCAGAGTTTTTCTTATGCCAATGTCGAGGCATTTAATGCTGGGAATCTTGTCGTTCGGATGACCAATGATATTACTCAAATTCAAAATTTGGTGATGATGCTGTTTCAGGTTCTCCTTCGATTGCCAATTCTCTTTATGGGCTCTTTTATTATGGCAGTGCAGACCTTACCTGACTTGTGGTGGGTCATTGTGCTGATGGTCATTTTAATTGGGATAATCATGGCTTTGGTCATGAGTCAGATGGGACCACGTTTTGGGAAATTCCAAAAATTGATGGACAAGATTAATCGTATTGCCAAGGAAAACCTTCGCGGGGTGCGTGTGGTTAAATCCTTTGTGCAAGAACGGGAACAATATGCCAAATTTAAAGAAGCTTCTAAAGAACTATTGGACTTGAATCTTTTTATCGGCTATGGCTTTTCGTTGATGCAACCAACTTTGATGTTAGTATCTTATTTGGCAGTTTATGTATCCATCTACATGGTTTCTGGCATGGTTGAAACAGACCCAGCAGTTATTGGAAATATTGCTTCCTTTATGACTTATATGATGCAAATCATGTTTTCAATTATCATGGTTGGCTTTATGGGCATGCAAGCCAGTCGTGCCTTTGTTTCTATTGGTCGTATCAAAGAAGTGCTCAATACTGAGCCAGCCATGACCTTTGAAACTGATCAAGAAGAAGAGGTTTCAGGTAGTATTGTGTTTGAGGATGTGAGCTTTACCTATCCTAATGATGATGAACCGACCTTGCACCATATTTCCTTTAGCATTGAACCTGGTCAAATGATTGGCGTTGTGGGGGCTACTGGGGCTGGAAAGTCAACACTGGCACAGCTTATTCCTCGCTTGTTTGACCCACAAGAAGGTCAAATTTTGCTGGGAGGCAAACCGATTACATCTCTTAGTCAAGCGACTCTTCGTCAGACGGTTTCGATTGTGTTGCAAAAGGCTATTCTCTTTTCAGGAACTATTGCGGACAACCTTCGCCAGGGGTCAGCGACTGCAGATGATTATGCCATGGAACGGGCAGCACGTATTGCGCAGGCCATGGAATTTATTGACCGCATGGATGGTCGCTATGAGAGCCAAGTTGAAGAACGAGGCAACAACTTTTCTGGTGGGCAAAAACAACGGATGTCGATTGCGCGTGGTGTCATTAACCAGCCTAAGATTCTTGTTTTAGACGATTCAACGTCTGCCTTGGATGCCAAGTCAGAAAAATTGGTACAAGAAGCCTTAAACAAGGAATTGAAAGGCACAACGACCGTTATTATTGCCCAAAAGATTTCTTCAGTGGTGAAGGCTGATAAGATTTTAGTTCTTGATCAGGGTCAGCTGCTTGGCGAAGGAACTCATGCTGAATTGTTAGCCAATAATGCGGTTTATCGTGAAATTTATGACACACAAAAAGGTAAGGAGGAAGACTAA
- a CDS encoding ABC transporter ATP-binding protein produces the protein MKVARFFWFYFKRYRLSFVVIAVAIILATYLQVKAPVFLGESLTELGKIGQAYYVAKMSGQTHFSPDLSAFHAVMFKLLMAYIFTVLANLIYSFLFTRIVAHSTNRMRKGLFGKLERLTVAFFDRHKDGDILSRFTSDLDNIQNSLNQSLVQVVTNIALYIGLVWMMFRQDSRLALLTMASTPVALIFLVIIIRLARKYTNIQQQEVSALNAYMDEKISGQKAIIVQGVQEETVAGFLEHNEKVRQATFKGRLFSGLLFPVMNGMSLVNTAIVIFVGSTIVLNDKSMPAAVALGLVVTFVQYSQQYYQPMMQIASSWGELQLAFTGAHRIQEMFDETEEVRPQNAPAFTNLKEAVAINHVDFGYLPGQKVLSDVSIVAPKGKMIAVVGPTGSGKTTIMNLINRFYDVDAGSITFDGRDIRDYDLDSLRQKVGIVLQESVLFSGTIADNIRFGDQTISQDMVETAARATHIHDFIMSLPEGYNTYVSDDDNVFSTGQKQLISIARTLLTDPEVLILDEATSNVDTVTESKIQRAMEAIVAGRTSFVIAHRLKTILNADQIIVLKDGKVIEQGNHHELLHQKGFYAELYHNQFVFE, from the coding sequence ATGAAGGTAGCACGTTTTTTCTGGTTTTATTTTAAGCGTTATCGGTTATCATTTGTTGTGATTGCTGTTGCTATTATTCTGGCAACTTATTTGCAGGTCAAAGCGCCTGTCTTCTTAGGCGAGTCCTTGACCGAATTAGGTAAAATCGGTCAGGCTTACTACGTTGCTAAGATGAGTGGTCAGACACACTTTAGTCCTGATTTGTCAGCCTTTCATGCGGTGATGTTCAAGTTGTTGATGGCCTACATCTTTACGGTCTTAGCCAATTTGATTTACAGTTTCTTGTTTACACGTATTGTGGCCCATTCGACCAATCGTATGCGCAAGGGGTTGTTTGGTAAATTAGAACGATTAACGGTCGCCTTTTTTGACCGTCATAAAGATGGGGATATTCTTTCTCGTTTCACTAGTGATTTGGATAATATTCAAAACTCGCTTAACCAATCCTTGGTTCAAGTAGTGACGAATATCGCCCTTTACATCGGCCTGGTTTGGATGATGTTTAGGCAAGATAGTCGCTTAGCTTTGTTAACCATGGCTTCAACACCAGTTGCTCTTATTTTCCTAGTCATTATCATTCGTTTGGCAAGAAAATACACCAATATCCAACAGCAAGAGGTTAGTGCCTTGAATGCTTACATGGATGAAAAGATTTCTGGCCAAAAGGCGATTATCGTACAGGGTGTTCAAGAAGAAACCGTTGCAGGTTTTTTGGAACACAATGAGAAGGTTCGGCAGGCAACCTTTAAAGGTCGTCTGTTCTCAGGACTGTTGTTCCCAGTCATGAATGGTATGAGCCTTGTTAACACGGCTATCGTGATTTTTGTTGGCTCAACAATTGTCCTCAATGACAAATCCATGCCAGCAGCTGTAGCTCTTGGTTTGGTAGTAACCTTTGTTCAATATTCACAACAATATTACCAACCCATGATGCAAATTGCTTCTAGTTGGGGAGAATTGCAGTTGGCCTTTACGGGTGCCCATCGTATTCAAGAAATGTTTGATGAGACCGAGGAAGTTCGTCCACAAAATGCACCAGCATTCACCAACCTAAAAGAAGCAGTGGCCATCAACCACGTTGATTTTGGTTACCTTCCTGGTCAAAAAGTCTTATCAGATGTGTCTATCGTGGCACCCAAGGGCAAAATGATTGCCGTGGTTGGACCGACAGGTTCTGGAAAGACCACTATTATGAACTTGATTAACCGTTTCTACGATGTGGATGCAGGTTCGATTACCTTTGATGGTCGTGATATTCGTGACTACGATTTGGATAGTCTTCGTCAGAAGGTTGGGATTGTGTTGCAAGAGTCAGTTCTTTTTTCAGGAACCATTGCCGATAATATTCGTTTTGGTGATCAGACCATTAGTCAAGACATGGTTGAAACCGCTGCGCGTGCAACCCATATTCATGATTTTATCATGTCCTTGCCAGAAGGGTACAATACCTATGTCTCAGATGATGACAATGTCTTTTCAACAGGTCAAAAGCAGTTAATTTCCATTGCCAGAACCCTACTTACCGATCCTGAAGTCTTAATTTTGGATGAAGCTACTTCAAATGTTGATACGGTTACCGAAAGTAAAATTCAACGGGCCATGGAAGCTATCGTGGCAGGTCGAACCAGCTTTGTCATTGCTCACCGACTCAAAACCATTTTAAATGCCGATCAAATTATTGTTCTCAAAGATGGTAAAGTTATTGAGCAAGGAAATCATCATGAGTTATTGCATCAAAAAGGTTTCTATGCCGAATTGTATCACAATCAATTCGTCTTTGAATAG